A single window of Jiangella alkaliphila DNA harbors:
- a CDS encoding cytochrome b/b6 domain-containing protein, whose protein sequence is MPETSAARPRPDTVQRYGRAARWLHVWVYLTVLTLLATGWWFVLYGYHRPTLAARLLGQPDMTIHQVAGYLLTAVLLGWAVFGPRGIAAFVRHTLRYRRGDGRWLADWPKAAVTGRFGGHDGHFDPGQRLANIVMVVALLVLVLTGLGLTLLPSDALSGSMLLIHEWSTFALTPVIVGHIIVAAGVLPGYRGVWRSMHLGGRLRTDVAQRLWPGWLREQQDSDEPRR, encoded by the coding sequence GTGCCCGAGACCTCTGCCGCCCGGCCGCGACCGGACACCGTCCAGCGCTACGGCCGCGCCGCCCGCTGGCTGCACGTGTGGGTCTACCTGACCGTGCTGACGCTGCTGGCCACCGGCTGGTGGTTCGTCCTGTACGGCTACCACCGGCCGACGCTCGCCGCCAGGCTGCTCGGCCAGCCCGACATGACGATCCACCAGGTGGCCGGCTACCTGCTGACCGCCGTGCTGCTCGGGTGGGCGGTGTTCGGGCCGCGCGGCATCGCGGCGTTCGTCCGGCACACGCTGCGCTACCGCCGCGGTGACGGCCGGTGGCTCGCCGACTGGCCGAAGGCGGCCGTCACCGGCCGGTTCGGCGGTCACGACGGCCACTTCGACCCGGGTCAGCGCCTCGCCAACATCGTCATGGTGGTGGCGCTGCTCGTCCTCGTGCTCACCGGCCTCGGGCTGACGCTGCTGCCCAGCGACGCGCTCAGCGGGAGCATGCTGCTGATCCACGAGTGGTCGACCTTCGCGCTGACACCCGTGATCGTCGGGCACATCATCGTCGCGGCGGGGGTCCTCCCCGGCTACCGGGGCGTCTGGCGGTCGATGCACCTGGGCGGGCGGCTGCGCACCGACGTCGCACAGCGGCTCTGGCCGGGCTGGCTGCGCGAGCAGCAGGACTCCGACGAGCCGCGGCGCTGA
- the ftsX gene encoding permease-like cell division protein FtsX, with translation MRFQYVLSEITTGLRRNLTMTIALVIVVAISIAMLGAGLLIRSQADTTKGYWYDRIEISVFMCNEFATGAGCADGAVTDAQRDTIRQTLESHPEVDEVFYENQEQAFERFSEQFDDSDIGGIITPDQLPESFRVALQDPEEYDGVVSAVSGLPGVQEVTDQRQLLEPLFRTLDGFQLVAFAITVIQIIAAVLLIGNTIRLAAFNRRRETGIMRLVGASNFYIQLPFILEAAIAGLLGSLLGVVALFVGVELIVGRFIAPNLQFTSWVDSADVWSATPWLLVAGVVFSMLASFVTLRRYLRV, from the coding sequence ATGCGCTTCCAGTACGTCCTGTCCGAGATCACGACCGGCCTGCGCCGCAACCTGACGATGACCATCGCCCTCGTCATCGTGGTGGCCATCTCCATCGCGATGCTGGGCGCGGGCCTGTTGATCCGGTCCCAGGCCGACACCACCAAGGGCTACTGGTACGACCGCATCGAGATCTCGGTGTTCATGTGCAACGAGTTCGCGACCGGGGCCGGCTGCGCCGACGGTGCCGTCACCGACGCGCAGCGCGACACCATCCGGCAGACGCTGGAGTCGCACCCCGAGGTCGACGAGGTCTTCTACGAGAACCAGGAGCAGGCGTTCGAGCGGTTCAGCGAGCAGTTCGACGACTCCGACATCGGCGGCATCATCACGCCCGACCAGCTCCCCGAGTCCTTCCGCGTCGCGCTGCAGGATCCCGAGGAGTACGACGGCGTCGTCTCGGCTGTGTCCGGCCTGCCGGGCGTGCAGGAGGTCACCGACCAACGGCAGCTGCTCGAACCACTGTTCCGCACCCTCGACGGCTTTCAACTGGTGGCGTTCGCGATCACCGTCATCCAGATCATCGCGGCGGTCCTGCTGATCGGTAACACGATCCGGCTGGCCGCGTTCAACCGCCGCCGCGAGACCGGCATCATGCGCCTGGTCGGCGCGTCGAACTTCTACATCCAGCTGCCGTTCATCCTGGAGGCGGCGATCGCCGGCCTGCTCGGCTCGTTGCTGGGCGTCGTCGCCCTGTTTGTCGGCGTCGAGCTCATCGTCGGCCGCTTCATCGCGCCCAACCTCCAGTTCACCTCCTGGGTCGACAGCGCCGACGTCTGGTCCGCGACGCCATGGCTCCTGGTGGCCGGCGTGGTGTTCTCGATGCTGGCGTCCTTCGTCACCCTCCGCCGCTACCTGCGCGTCTAG
- the ftsE gene encoding cell division ATP-binding protein FtsE, with product MILFDNVSKLYPTQNQAALESLTLEIEKGEFVFLVGPSGSGKSTFLRMTLREEKPTAGRIRVAGKDLHRLSNWKVPHLRRRIGTVFQDFRLLPNKTVFENIAFALQVIGKPRRQINRDVPAVLELVGLDGKEDRLPDQLSGGEQQRVAVARAFVNRPLILLADEPTGNLDPGTSVGIMKLLDRINRTGTTVVMATHDQSIVDQMRKRVIELEHGKLVRDQSRGVYGYTR from the coding sequence GTGATCCTTTTCGACAACGTCAGCAAGTTGTACCCGACGCAGAACCAGGCGGCGCTCGAGAGCCTGACCCTGGAGATCGAGAAGGGCGAGTTCGTCTTCCTCGTCGGGCCGTCCGGGTCCGGCAAGTCGACCTTCCTGCGGATGACGCTGCGCGAGGAGAAGCCGACGGCGGGCCGCATCCGCGTCGCCGGCAAGGACCTCCACCGCCTGTCGAACTGGAAGGTCCCGCACCTGCGCCGCCGCATCGGCACGGTGTTCCAGGACTTCCGGCTGCTGCCGAACAAGACGGTGTTCGAGAACATCGCGTTCGCGCTGCAGGTCATCGGCAAGCCGCGCCGCCAGATCAACCGCGACGTCCCCGCCGTCCTCGAGCTCGTCGGCCTGGACGGCAAGGAGGACCGGCTGCCCGACCAGCTCTCCGGTGGTGAGCAGCAGCGGGTCGCCGTCGCCCGCGCGTTCGTCAACCGGCCGCTGATCCTGCTGGCCGACGAGCCCACCGGAAACCTCGACCCGGGCACCAGCGTCGGCATCATGAAGCTGCTCGACCGCATCAACCGCACGGGCACCACCGTGGTCATGGCCACCCACGACCAGTCCATCGTCGACCAGATGCGCAAGCGCGTCATCGAGCTCGAGCACGGCAAGCTGGTCCGCGACCAGTCGCGCGGCGTCTACGGCTACACCCGCTGA
- the prfB gene encoding peptide chain release factor 2 produces the protein MAARDIDAEIAELSQTLASIENVLDPEKMRERITDLEAHAAAPDLWDDVEQAQQVTSQLSYLQAEVRKVTELRQRIEDLPVMVELGRDEADADAMAEVEREIDELRRVISDLEIRTLLSGEYDEREAVVTIRSGAGGVDAADFAEMLLRMYLRWAERHGYKTEVLDTSYAEEAGLKSATFEVKAPFAFGTLSVEAGTHRLVRISPFDNQGRRQTSFAAVEVIPLIETTDHVEIPETDIRIDVFRSSGPGGQSVNTTDSAVRITHLPTGLVVSMQNEKSQIQNRAAAMRVLQSRLLLLQREQEQAQKKEMAGDVKASWGDQMRSYVLHPYQMVKDLRTEHEVGNPQSVFDGQIDDFLEAGIRWRKQQEQAEAQ, from the coding sequence GTGGCAGCACGTGACATAGACGCCGAGATCGCGGAACTCTCGCAGACCCTGGCCAGCATCGAGAACGTCCTCGACCCGGAGAAGATGCGCGAGCGCATCACCGACCTCGAGGCGCACGCGGCCGCTCCGGACCTGTGGGACGACGTCGAACAGGCGCAGCAGGTCACGAGCCAGCTGTCGTATCTGCAGGCCGAGGTGCGCAAGGTCACCGAGCTGCGCCAGCGCATCGAGGACCTCCCGGTCATGGTCGAGCTGGGCCGCGACGAGGCCGACGCCGACGCGATGGCCGAGGTGGAGCGCGAGATCGACGAGCTCCGCCGGGTGATCTCCGACCTCGAGATCCGCACGCTGCTGTCCGGCGAGTACGACGAGCGCGAGGCGGTCGTGACGATCCGGTCCGGCGCCGGCGGCGTCGACGCCGCGGACTTCGCGGAGATGCTGCTGCGCATGTACCTGCGCTGGGCCGAGCGGCACGGCTACAAGACCGAGGTCCTCGACACCTCCTATGCCGAAGAGGCCGGCCTGAAGTCGGCGACGTTCGAGGTCAAGGCGCCGTTCGCGTTCGGGACGCTGTCCGTCGAGGCGGGCACGCACCGGCTGGTGCGCATCTCGCCGTTCGACAACCAGGGCCGCCGGCAGACGTCGTTCGCGGCGGTCGAGGTGATCCCGCTGATCGAGACCACCGACCACGTCGAGATCCCCGAGACGGACATCCGCATCGACGTGTTCCGGTCGTCCGGGCCCGGCGGGCAGAGCGTCAACACCACCGACTCCGCCGTCCGCATCACCCACCTCCCGACCGGCCTCGTCGTGTCGATGCAGAACGAGAAGTCGCAGATCCAGAACCGCGCCGCCGCCATGCGCGTCCTGCAGTCCCGGCTGCTCCTCCTGCAGCGCGAGCAGGAACAGGCGCAGAAGAAGGAGATGGCCGGCGACGTCAAGGCGTCGTGGGGCGACCAGATGCGCTCCTACGTCCTGCACCCGTACCAGATGGTGAAGGACCTGCGCACCGAGCACGAGGTCGGCAACCCCCAGTCGGTGTTCGACGGGCAGATCGACGACTTCCTGGAGGCCGGCATCCGCTGGCGCAAGCAGCAGGAGCAGGCCGAGGCGCAGTGA
- a CDS encoding TetR/AcrR family transcriptional regulator: MVGQISEPGREPERPPSRRERARAATIEEIKQTAMGLMREQGTTDFRFSDIARLMGMTAPALYRYFADRDELLTALIVDAYDDLGQAVAQARDVVPVDDAGGRFVAVAQSYRHWARDEPQRFALILGLPVPGYQAPEEGPTTEAARRAMAQLKSLFYEAAQAGVLGRPMLTDDDGSLARMLAGHHEQKDMLTDGPPVPPETFQAMLHCWASLHGFASLEAYGHLDFLPDELRDAIFDSSIRLVAKVSGLPEPGPPGPA; the protein is encoded by the coding sequence GTGGTAGGCCAGATCTCGGAGCCGGGCCGCGAGCCGGAGCGGCCGCCGTCCCGGCGAGAACGCGCTCGCGCCGCGACGATCGAGGAGATCAAGCAGACCGCGATGGGTCTGATGCGCGAGCAGGGCACGACCGATTTCCGGTTCTCCGACATCGCCCGGCTCATGGGCATGACGGCGCCGGCTCTGTACCGCTACTTCGCCGACCGCGACGAACTGCTCACGGCGCTGATCGTCGACGCCTATGACGATCTCGGGCAGGCGGTCGCGCAGGCACGCGACGTGGTGCCCGTCGACGATGCCGGGGGGCGGTTCGTCGCCGTCGCGCAGTCGTACCGCCACTGGGCACGCGACGAGCCGCAGCGGTTCGCACTGATCCTCGGCCTGCCCGTCCCCGGCTACCAGGCCCCCGAGGAGGGCCCGACGACCGAGGCGGCGCGGCGGGCGATGGCGCAGCTCAAGTCGCTGTTCTACGAGGCCGCGCAGGCCGGCGTCCTGGGCCGCCCCATGCTCACCGACGACGACGGCAGCCTCGCCCGGATGCTGGCCGGGCACCACGAGCAGAAGGACATGCTGACCGACGGCCCGCCGGTGCCGCCGGAGACCTTCCAGGCCATGCTGCACTGCTGGGCGAGCCTGCACGGCTTCGCCAGCCTCGAGGCCTACGGCCACCTCGACTTCCTCCCCGACGAGCTGCGCGACGCCATCTTCGACTCGAGCATCCGGCTGGTCGCCAAGGTCTCCGGCCTGCCCGAGCCGGGCCCGCCGGGCCCCGCCTGA
- a CDS encoding MMPL family transporter, whose product MVTRFREWRAAGLDPERATIATLDTAGRAVMVAGSTVMVSMLGLFAMGLTFMQGASLVTIVAVVVVMAAAATLFPALLGFFGRWVDRLRLPLGRRRQATAQLAAGGHVEPSRAWMRWGRLVDRHSIIATVVGVGLLLALAAPFLGVRFGFPDAGNNAEDRSARQAYDLLSEGFGAGANGPLLLVADLDDPTDADGLPALSEAVAATPGVAAVMPTVVNEAGDAGLLTVLPTTGPQDAATEDLVHTLRDDVIPGTGVEVHVGGVTATSIDSTENTAERLPLLIGGVVILSMILLLVSFRSIVIPITAALMNLLSVAAAYGVVALVLEGGWAGQLIGIDTETPMPAFIPVLVFAVLFGLSMDYEVFLISRMREAWMRTGDNARAIVEGLAGTGRVITAAAAIMVAVFAAFIPSPEVFLKVIGVGMAAAILVDATVVRMLLVPAVMHLLGRSNWWLPSWLERRLPQLHVEGRPEVYLPDGEPADQRELAPAR is encoded by the coding sequence ATGGTGACCCGGTTCCGCGAGTGGCGGGCCGCCGGCCTCGATCCGGAGCGGGCCACCATCGCGACGCTGGACACCGCCGGCCGCGCCGTCATGGTCGCCGGCAGCACCGTCATGGTGAGCATGCTCGGCCTGTTCGCCATGGGCCTGACGTTCATGCAGGGCGCCTCGCTCGTCACCATCGTCGCCGTCGTGGTGGTCATGGCGGCCGCCGCGACGCTGTTCCCGGCGCTGCTCGGCTTCTTCGGCCGCTGGGTCGACCGGCTCCGCCTCCCGCTCGGCCGGCGCCGGCAGGCGACGGCGCAGCTGGCCGCGGGCGGCCACGTCGAGCCGTCGCGGGCCTGGATGCGCTGGGGCCGGCTGGTCGACCGGCACAGCATCATCGCGACGGTGGTGGGCGTCGGCCTGCTGCTGGCGCTGGCGGCGCCGTTCCTCGGCGTCCGGTTCGGCTTCCCCGACGCCGGCAACAACGCGGAGGACCGCTCGGCGCGGCAGGCGTACGACCTGCTGTCCGAGGGCTTCGGCGCCGGCGCGAACGGCCCGCTGCTGCTGGTCGCCGACCTGGACGACCCGACTGACGCCGACGGTCTGCCCGCGCTGAGCGAGGCGGTCGCCGCCACGCCGGGCGTCGCCGCCGTCATGCCGACGGTCGTCAACGAGGCCGGCGACGCCGGGCTGCTCACCGTCCTGCCGACGACCGGTCCACAGGACGCCGCGACGGAGGACCTCGTCCACACCCTGCGCGACGACGTGATCCCGGGCACCGGCGTCGAGGTGCACGTCGGCGGCGTGACGGCGACGTCGATCGACTCGACGGAGAACACGGCCGAGCGGTTGCCGCTACTGATCGGCGGCGTCGTGATCCTGTCGATGATCCTGCTGCTGGTGTCGTTCCGCAGCATCGTCATCCCGATCACCGCGGCGCTGATGAACCTGCTCTCCGTCGCCGCCGCGTACGGCGTGGTCGCGCTGGTCCTCGAGGGCGGCTGGGCCGGGCAGCTGATCGGCATCGACACCGAGACACCGATGCCGGCGTTCATCCCGGTGCTGGTCTTCGCGGTGCTGTTCGGGCTCTCGATGGACTACGAGGTGTTCCTGATCAGCCGCATGCGCGAAGCGTGGATGCGCACCGGCGACAACGCCCGGGCCATCGTCGAGGGGCTGGCCGGCACCGGCCGGGTCATCACCGCCGCGGCGGCGATCATGGTCGCGGTGTTCGCGGCGTTCATCCCCAGCCCGGAGGTGTTCCTCAAGGTCATCGGCGTCGGCATGGCCGCGGCGATCCTGGTCGACGCCACCGTCGTGCGGATGCTCCTGGTCCCGGCCGTCATGCACCTGCTGGGACGGTCGAACTGGTGGCTGCCGTCCTGGCTGGAGCGCCGGCTCCCGCAACTGCACGTCGAGGGCCGGCCCGAGGTGTACCTGCCTGACGGCGAGCCGGCGGATCAGCGGGAGCTCGCCCCCGCCCGCTGA
- a CDS encoding NAD-glutamate dehydrogenase, with protein MRNRLDEAKSELLAKAALVGDRGGRDEDEAFLRRYYRHVTAEDLVDRDVVDVYGVAASHRRSAQSRPQGTAVVNVYTPTIDEHGWASGHTIVEVVIDDMPFLVDSVTMALSEHDYAIRLVVHPQLVVRRDITGQLVEVLDLNENDPRRDPGTVVESWMHVEIDRTDDPDDQAAIERLLRDVLRDVREAVEDWPRMRQRSLDIARELEHPPSSIKSPESDEARELLRWLADDHFTFLGYREYQLDQVDGEDVLRAVTGTGLGVLRFDQDLSGSFGKLPREVRAKAREKQLLVLTKANSKATVHRPAYLDYVGVKTFDEAGEVVGERRFLGLFTSAAYTESVMRIPVLRRKVQEVIEQAGFAPSGHSGKDLLQVLETYPRDELFQIPPEELLPTALAVVHLQERRHLRMFVRRDDYGRYLSFLVYLPRDRYNTDVRERIQKLLLAATDGDSIDFTARVGESALARLHFVVRMKRDQELPVIDVPALEKRLVGATRSWTDELSDALAEQVGEEGAAKLLRRYRQAFPEGYKADFPARTAVADVRRLEDLPAENGLGMNLYQPVGGLATDRRFKIYRTGAPISLTQVLPILSRMGVEVVDERPYEIIRRGADGESIAYIYDFGLRYRGLRATEGDRLKVLFQDAFAAVWRGDAESDGFNALVPQAALSWRQASILRAYAKYLRQTGTTFSQNYLEEALSGHVEVARMLVDLFETRFDPERYGDDDAGRAARRAAAEQLTERVDEALNQVASLDQDRILRSFLRLVNATLRTSYYRTTVGGPQTVTSFKLDSRSLPDLPDPRPVYEIWVYSPRVEGVHLRFGAVARGGLRWSDRREDFRTEILGLVKAQAVKNSVIVPVGAKGGFVGKRLPDPSVDREAWLAEGVECYKTFIRAMLDITDNRAADRSVVAPPQVVRHDGDDPYLVVAADKGTASFSDIANDVSKEYGFWLGDAFASGGSAGYDHKAMGITARGAWESVKRHFRQLGRDIQAEDLTVVGVGDMSGDVFGNGMLLSEHIRLVAAFDHRHIFIDPDPDAAESYGERRRLFELPRSSWNDYEPKLISEGGGVYPRTAKTIKLSAEAKQALGIDASVETMTPPELMHAILGAPVDLLWNGGIGTYVKASTESHGEVGDKANDAIRIDASDLRAKVIGEGGNLGLTQRGRIEFAVNGGRINTDAIDNSAGVDTSDHEVNIKILLDGVVRSGDLTDKQRNELLAEMTGEIADLVLANNYGQNIALANGVFQAANLAHVHRSYLAKLESEGKLDRELEALPTDRQLGERMSAGKGLTSPELSVLFAYTKNLMYEELLAGHMPDDPYLGAALHAYFPSALRDTYGEVIDDHPLRREIITNVVVNELVNTAGSTFAYRLGMETGGTVEDLARAHTVGGVVFQIPELLAAVKELDNVVSFDVQTRMRLEGRTITERATRWLTVNRRPPIDIAWQIGFFEEPIARLLLTLPEVLSGRELDLYHERLEALRADGVPEPLANRVAVLPPAYAGLGMVENSLATGTDLLEVARVHFTLGAFLELGRLLERIISLPRRDRWQTMARAALRDDLHAVQAALTAQVIQHTHEEAAPQDRVEAWAGQDEIVVARTQGMLREIVEGDNFDLARLSVGLRAVRGLLRPDAT; from the coding sequence ATGCGCAATCGGCTCGACGAAGCCAAGTCCGAGCTGCTCGCCAAGGCGGCGCTGGTCGGCGACCGCGGGGGCCGCGACGAGGACGAGGCCTTCCTTCGCCGGTACTACCGGCACGTCACCGCCGAGGACCTGGTCGACCGCGACGTCGTCGACGTGTACGGGGTCGCCGCCTCGCACCGCCGGTCCGCCCAGTCCAGGCCCCAGGGCACCGCCGTCGTCAACGTCTACACGCCGACCATCGACGAGCACGGCTGGGCGTCCGGGCACACCATCGTCGAGGTCGTCATCGACGACATGCCGTTCCTGGTCGACTCCGTCACCATGGCGCTGTCCGAGCACGACTACGCGATCCGCCTCGTCGTCCACCCGCAGCTGGTGGTCCGCCGCGACATCACCGGCCAGCTGGTCGAGGTGCTCGACCTCAACGAGAACGACCCGCGCCGCGACCCTGGCACCGTCGTCGAGTCGTGGATGCACGTCGAGATCGACCGCACCGACGACCCCGACGACCAGGCCGCCATCGAGCGGTTGCTGCGCGACGTGCTCCGCGACGTCCGCGAGGCGGTCGAGGACTGGCCGCGCATGCGGCAGCGGTCCCTCGACATCGCCCGCGAGCTGGAGCATCCGCCGTCGTCGATCAAGTCGCCCGAGTCCGACGAGGCCCGCGAGCTGCTGCGCTGGCTGGCCGACGACCACTTCACCTTCCTCGGCTACCGCGAGTACCAGCTCGACCAGGTCGACGGCGAGGACGTGCTGCGCGCGGTCACCGGCACCGGCCTGGGCGTCCTGCGGTTCGACCAGGACCTCTCCGGCTCGTTCGGCAAGCTGCCGCGCGAGGTGCGGGCCAAGGCGCGCGAGAAGCAGCTGCTGGTCCTGACCAAGGCGAACTCGAAGGCGACGGTGCACCGCCCCGCCTACCTCGACTACGTCGGCGTGAAGACGTTCGACGAAGCCGGCGAGGTGGTCGGCGAGCGGCGCTTCCTCGGCCTGTTCACGTCCGCGGCCTACACCGAGAGCGTCATGCGCATCCCGGTGCTGCGGCGCAAGGTCCAGGAGGTCATCGAGCAGGCCGGCTTCGCGCCGTCCGGGCACTCCGGCAAGGACCTGCTGCAGGTGCTCGAGACGTACCCGCGCGACGAGCTGTTCCAGATCCCGCCCGAGGAGCTGCTGCCCACCGCGCTCGCCGTCGTGCACCTGCAGGAACGGCGCCACCTGCGCATGTTCGTCCGCCGCGACGACTACGGGCGCTACCTGTCGTTCCTCGTCTACCTGCCGCGCGACCGCTACAACACCGACGTGCGCGAGCGCATCCAGAAGCTGCTGCTGGCCGCCACCGACGGCGACTCCATCGACTTCACCGCGCGCGTCGGCGAGTCCGCCCTGGCCAGGCTGCACTTCGTCGTCCGCATGAAGCGCGACCAGGAGCTGCCCGTCATCGACGTCCCGGCGCTGGAGAAGCGGCTGGTCGGCGCCACCCGGTCGTGGACCGACGAGTTGTCCGACGCGCTGGCCGAGCAGGTCGGCGAGGAGGGCGCGGCGAAGCTGCTGCGCCGCTACCGCCAGGCCTTCCCCGAGGGCTACAAGGCCGACTTCCCGGCGCGGACGGCGGTGGCCGACGTCCGCCGCCTGGAGGACCTCCCCGCCGAGAACGGCCTCGGCATGAACCTCTACCAGCCGGTCGGCGGGCTGGCCACCGACCGCCGGTTCAAGATCTACCGAACCGGCGCGCCGATCTCGCTGACCCAGGTGCTCCCGATCCTGTCGCGCATGGGCGTCGAGGTCGTCGACGAGCGGCCGTACGAGATCATCCGGCGCGGCGCCGACGGCGAGTCGATCGCGTACATCTACGATTTCGGGCTGCGCTACCGCGGGCTGCGGGCGACCGAGGGCGACCGCCTCAAGGTCTTGTTCCAGGACGCGTTCGCCGCGGTGTGGCGGGGCGACGCCGAGAGCGACGGGTTCAACGCGCTGGTGCCGCAGGCGGCGCTGTCGTGGCGGCAGGCGTCGATCCTGCGCGCGTACGCCAAGTACCTGCGCCAGACCGGCACCACGTTCAGCCAGAACTACCTCGAGGAGGCGCTGTCGGGCCACGTCGAGGTGGCGCGCATGCTGGTCGACCTGTTCGAGACCCGGTTCGACCCCGAGCGCTACGGCGACGACGACGCCGGCCGGGCGGCACGCCGGGCGGCCGCCGAGCAGCTCACCGAGCGCGTCGACGAGGCGCTGAACCAGGTCGCCAGCCTCGACCAGGACCGCATCCTGCGGTCGTTCCTGCGGCTGGTGAACGCCACGCTGCGGACCAGCTACTACCGCACGACCGTCGGCGGCCCGCAGACGGTGACCAGCTTCAAGCTCGACTCCCGGTCGCTGCCGGACCTGCCCGACCCGAGGCCGGTGTACGAGATCTGGGTCTACTCGCCGCGGGTCGAGGGCGTGCACCTGCGCTTCGGTGCCGTCGCCCGGGGCGGCCTGCGCTGGTCCGACCGCCGCGAGGACTTCCGTACCGAGATCCTCGGTCTGGTGAAGGCGCAGGCGGTGAAGAACTCCGTCATCGTCCCGGTCGGGGCGAAGGGCGGCTTCGTCGGCAAGCGGCTGCCCGACCCCTCCGTCGACCGCGAGGCGTGGCTGGCCGAGGGCGTCGAGTGCTACAAGACGTTCATCCGGGCCATGCTCGACATCACCGACAACCGCGCCGCCGACCGCAGCGTCGTCGCGCCGCCGCAGGTCGTCCGGCACGACGGCGACGACCCGTACCTCGTGGTCGCGGCCGACAAGGGCACGGCGTCGTTCTCCGACATCGCCAACGACGTGTCCAAGGAGTACGGCTTCTGGCTCGGCGACGCCTTCGCGTCAGGCGGGTCGGCCGGCTACGACCACAAGGCCATGGGCATCACCGCGCGCGGCGCCTGGGAGTCGGTGAAGCGGCACTTCCGCCAGCTCGGCCGCGACATCCAGGCCGAGGACCTCACCGTCGTCGGCGTCGGCGACATGTCCGGCGACGTGTTCGGCAACGGCATGCTGCTGTCCGAGCACATCAGGCTGGTCGCCGCGTTCGACCACCGGCACATCTTCATCGACCCCGACCCCGACGCCGCGGAGTCCTACGGCGAGCGTCGCCGGCTGTTCGAGCTGCCGCGGTCGAGCTGGAACGACTACGAGCCCAAGCTGATCAGCGAGGGCGGCGGCGTCTACCCGCGCACCGCGAAGACGATCAAGCTGTCGGCCGAGGCCAAGCAGGCGCTGGGCATCGACGCGTCGGTCGAGACCATGACGCCGCCTGAGCTGATGCACGCGATCCTCGGCGCGCCCGTCGACCTGCTCTGGAACGGCGGCATCGGCACCTACGTCAAGGCGTCGACGGAGTCGCACGGCGAGGTGGGCGACAAGGCCAACGACGCCATCCGCATCGACGCGAGCGACCTGCGCGCAAAGGTCATCGGCGAGGGCGGCAACCTCGGCCTGACCCAGCGCGGCCGCATCGAGTTCGCCGTCAACGGCGGGCGCATCAACACCGACGCCATCGACAACTCCGCCGGCGTCGACACGTCCGACCACGAGGTCAACATCAAGATCCTGCTCGACGGCGTCGTGCGCTCCGGCGACCTCACCGACAAGCAGCGCAACGAGCTGCTGGCCGAGATGACCGGCGAGATCGCCGACCTCGTCCTCGCCAACAACTACGGCCAGAACATCGCGCTGGCCAACGGCGTCTTCCAGGCGGCGAACCTCGCCCACGTCCACCGCTCCTACCTCGCCAAGCTGGAGAGCGAGGGCAAGCTCGACCGCGAGCTGGAGGCGCTGCCGACCGACCGGCAGCTGGGCGAGCGCATGAGCGCCGGCAAGGGCCTGACCAGCCCGGAGCTGTCCGTCCTGTTCGCGTACACGAAGAACCTCATGTACGAGGAGCTGCTGGCCGGCCACATGCCCGACGACCCGTACCTCGGCGCCGCGCTGCACGCGTACTTCCCGAGCGCGCTGCGCGATACCTACGGCGAGGTCATCGACGACCACCCGCTGCGCCGCGAGATCATCACGAACGTCGTGGTCAACGAGCTGGTGAACACCGCGGGCTCGACGTTCGCCTACCGGCTGGGCATGGAGACCGGCGGGACGGTCGAGGACCTCGCCCGCGCGCACACCGTCGGCGGCGTCGTGTTCCAGATCCCGGAGTTGCTGGCCGCGGTGAAGGAGCTGGACAACGTCGTGTCGTTCGACGTCCAGACCCGCATGCGGCTGGAGGGTCGGACGATCACCGAGCGGGCCACCCGCTGGCTCACCGTCAACCGCCGGCCGCCGATCGACATCGCCTGGCAGATCGGGTTCTTCGAAGAGCCGATCGCCCGGCTGCTGCTGACGCTGCCCGAGGTGCTGTCCGGCCGTGAGCTGGACCTCTACCACGAGCGGCTGGAGGCGCTGCGCGCCGACGGCGTGCCCGAGCCGCTGGCCAACCGGGTGGCGGTGCTGCCGCCCGCGTACGCCGGGCTCGGCATGGTGGAGAACTCGCTGGCCACCGGCACCGACCTGCTCGAGGTCGCCCGGGTGCACTTCACGCTGGGCGCGTTCCTCGAGCTCGGCCGGCTGCTGGAGCGGATCATCTCGCTGCCGCGGCGCGACCGCTGGCAGACCATGGCCCGCGCCGCCCTGCGCGACGACCTCCACGCCGTGCAGGCGGCGCTGACGGCGCAGGTCATCCAGCACACGCACGAGGAGGCGGCGCCGCAGGACCGGGTCGAGGCGTGGGCTGGGCAGGACGAGATCGTCGTCGCCCGGACCCAGGGCATGCTCCGCGAGATCGTCGAGGGCGACAACTTCGACCTCGCCCGCCTGTCGGTCGGCCTACGCGCCGTCCGCGGCCTGCTCCGCCCCGACGCGACCTAG